The Echinicola jeungdonensis genome segment GACTACGGATAGTAAATTAAAGCCTAGCATTGAAGACATCGAGTCACCCATCAGTGCTAATAAAGACATGCAGAAATATGCCTTTAAACAAGTTCGGTATCCCAAGACTCTTTCTCCTATTGCTGTTACGGCCAATAAAAAAGGAGAAAAGGGATTTTCCGAAGTTTTGGATTTGACCGATCAGGTGAAAAATGGACAGTTGGAGTGGACAGCTCCAGAAGGGGATTGGTTGATAGTGGCTCTTTATCAAGGTGATCATGGTAAAATGGTGGAAAGGGCAGGTCCAGGAGGAGAAGGAAATGTGATTGACCATTTTTCTGAGATGGCCATTAATAGCTATTTAGGTCACTTCGACCAAGCTTTTGAGGGCTATGATCTGAGTTATCTGAGGTATTATTTCAATGATTCTTATGAAGTAGATGATGCATATGGAAGTTCCAACTGGACTCCTGCATTGTTTGATGCTTTTGAAGAACTCAATGGGTATGATCTAAAGAATTATTTGCCTGCATTGATTGGCCATGGGAAGGAAGAAACTGTTAATAGGGTTCTATATGATTACCGGATGACGGTTTCAGAATTGTTATTGGGCAAGTTTACCAAGAAGTGGCAAACCTGGGCAGAAGGCCAGGGAAAAGGAATTCGGAACCAGGCCCATGGATCCCCTGCCAATGTCCTGGATCTGTATGCAGCTTGTGATGTTCCTGAAATTGAAGGTTATCACTTTTTGAACCTAAAAAGTGCGGCTTCTGCAGCTCATGTTACCGGGAAAAAATTGGTTTCTTCTGAATCCGCTACCTGGTTGAATGAGCATTTCCAATCTGATTTTGGAGAAGTTAAGACTGCATTGGATAGACTTTGGCTTGCGGGGGTCAACCATGTTTTTTACCATGGTACGGCCTTTTCTCCCGAAGATGCCCAATGGCCGGGATGGTTATTTTATGCGGCTACACATTTTACTCCTGCCAATAGCCTTTGGGAAGATTTTGATGTATTTAACCGTTATGTTGCCCGAATTCAAAGCTTTATGCAGGCTGGGGAACCGAGCAATGATATTTTGCTGTATTATGGCATTGCTGATTACTGGTCAGAAAAAGGCAGAAGTATGTTAAGATCTTTTCATACTGATGAAATTTTCCACGCAGTTTCCTTAGGTGAATGCGGCAAGTATTTATCAGAGAATGGCTATTCCTGGGATGCCATTTCAGATAATCAGTTAATGGATGTGAAAACAGAAGGTTCAGGGCTCCTGGCCGGTGGAAATCACTATCAAACCATATTGGTTCCAAAGATGGATCTTATGCCCCTGGAAACTCTTGAGAAATTAATGGAATTGGCCGAAAATGGAGCCTCCGTGCTTTTCCTGAAAAACCTTCCAATGGATGTTCCCGGGCTTGGGGATTTGGATGCAAGAAAGGAAAAAATGAAAACCCTTAAAGCAAAGATTTCATTTGTAGAAAAGGCAGGCAGCAAAGTAGCCCCCTTGGGTAAGGGGGAAATTGTTTTGGCTGAGGGAATGGAGAAATTATTGCTGAAGGCCCCTGTGAAAGCAGAATCCATGTACGAAATGGGCTTGGCTTGTATCAAGCGAAAAAAAGATAGTGGAGGCCATTTTTACTTGATTAAAAACCAAGGCCTAAAGAGCATTGAAAATTGGGTGTCACTTAAGGAAAAATTTGCTTCAGCTGCCATATTTAATCCCATGACCGGAAAAAATGGGTTTGCTGAAATCCAGAATGGAGAAGTGGGAAATGAACTTTTTCTCCAAATTAAACCAGAAGAGACCTTAATTGTTGAAACCTTTGGTGAAGAGCTTCAGGGAGAATTGTATCCCTATTATGAAGTGAGTGGAGAAATGATTCCAATCGCCGGAAACTGGGAAATTGAATTTACCAAGGGCGGCCCAAGCTTACCGGAAAAGGTTCCCACAACCTCCCTTAAATCCTGGACTGAATTTGGAAAGGAATATGAAGCCTTTTCAGGGACAGCAGAGTATAAAATTACCTTGCCAGTTTCCACTGCCCAACCAGCTGCCTGGAGGTTAAACCTTGGGGAGGTTAAAGAATCGGCCTCTGTATATCTAAATGGGGAATATGTAGGAACCTGTTTTCAAAGTCCATTTTCCCTAGACATACCAGGTAATTTATTTAAGGGTAATGATGAACTGATCATTAAGGTTTCCAATTTGATGGCCAATAGAATAGCTGATTTGGACAAGCGGGGAGTGGAATGGCGAATTTTCTACAATACCAATTTCAATGCCCGGAAAAGGGAAAATGTGGGGAAAGACGGAAAGTTCACTGCTAAAAATTGGGAGCCGCAAGCTTCTGGTTTATTGGGACCGATTAGCTTGACTCCATTGGAGATGGAATCCTTTTAATGGAAATTAATTCGGCTATTTAAAATATTAATTACAACTGTATTAATTCAATATGTCTCACAATCAAACATTTAATCCCAATTACAACCCGTGTCTGGTAATGACGGGGATATTCATGTTGGCCATTCTACTTGGAACCAATTTTTCCTGCCAAAGCCAGTCATTTGGCTGGGTGAAAGAGGTGGGGGCAAAACGCGCCCCAGTTGGAACCAAAACATATAATGTGGCTGATTATGGTGCAGTAGCTGACGGTGAAACGCTCAACACTGAATTTATTCAAAAAGCCATTGATGCCTGTGCGGCCCATGGAGGAGGTATTGTCACTTTTTCCCCCGGAGATTATCTTACAGGCTCCATTTATGTGAAAGAAGGGGTGCATTTGAACATTCCGGAGGGTGTGACCATCCTGGGAAGCCAGGACATCAAGGATTATCCTGAAATCGACACACGGGTAGCGGGGATTGAAATGGTTTGGCCATCCGCCTTGATCAATGTATTGGATCAGGAAAATGTGATGATCAGCGGAAATGGTTTGGTAAATGGCCAGGGCAAAGTCTTTTGGGACCAATACTGGACTATGCGAAAGGATTATGAAGCCAGAGGATTGCGTTGGGTGGTGGATTATGACTGCAAAAGGCCACGGACTTTGTTAGTTTCCAGGTCATCAGATGTAACGCTAAAAGGCCTGAACTTCCAACAGGCCGGCTTTTGGACCATTCAACTTTTGTATTCCAAAAACTGTACAGTAGATGGGGTGACGGTTCGGAACAATATCGGCGGACATGGCCCCAGTACGGACGGGATTGATATTGACTCCTCGTCATTCATATTGATAGAAAACTGTGATATCGACTGTAATGATGATACTTATTGCCTTAAGGCCGGAAGGGATGCAGATGGATTAAGGGTAAATAAGCCCACCGAATATGTGGTGTTGAGAAATAATATTTCCCGAAAAGGGGCAGCTTTGTTTACCTGTGGTAGTGAAACATCAGGCGGTATTCGCTATATCCTGGCGGAAAATATGAAAGCCATGGGCACTTCTAATGGCTTTTTGCTGAAGTCCGCCCTTACCCGTGGGGGAACCGTGGAGCATATCTATGTCCGTAATGTGGAAATGAAGGATGTTAGAACGGCCATCAATGCCGGGGTCAACTGGAACCCCTCTTACAGTTATTCCAAGTTGCCCGAAGAATATGAAGGCAAGGAATTGCCCGATCATTGGAATACATTATTGGAAAAGGTAGATCCGGAAGAAGGTTTGCCCCATTTTAGGGAAATGCATCTGGAAAACTTTAAGATTTCAGGAGCTGAAATTTTGATCCATGTCTCCGGTAGGGAGGATTCTTGGATGAAAGGTTTTTCATTAAAGAATATAGATGCTACGGCAGAAAAGGCAGGAATAATATCCTATGGTAAGGATTGGGAAGTGAAAAACTTCCAATACCAAACGGAGGATGGAAGCGATATTGTTGTGGAACATAGTGAAGGGGTAAATATTCCGGAGGGAAGTAAAAAATGAAAACAATTGAAGTTTTTTAGTCCTGATCTTTATTTAAGGGGAAAGATTTTATTGCAAATAAGCTTGTTCATTGCCAGATTGATTTGCATGAACTTTAATTAAGAAAACAAATTAATGATTAGTTTATTACTTTGTTTTTTTAATTTGCATTTTAAAATATGCAATAAAATCACCCCAACTTGAGAATAGAGGATAAATTACTGATTAAGGAAATTCAAAAACGGAATAGAGAAGTTTTTAAAGCACTTTTTCATGATTATTATCCTGGATTGTTAAAATTTGCTGAGGGCTTTGTTTTTGATAAGGAGGTATGTGAGGATATAGTGCAAAATATTTTTGTATATATCTGGGAGCAGGCCGAATATCTGAATATCACCACTTCCTTTAAATCCTATCTTTACAAGGCTGTTAAGAATAGATGTTTAAATTATTTAAGAAGCCTAAAAATAGAGGATAAACACAACTTACTATATCTGGAAGCCAGTTTGAATGAATCCCCAGTTGATTGGGAGGATTCCGAAATTCCCCAAAAAATTGAAATGGCCATTGAAGGCCTTCCTCCTAAAATGGCTGAAATTTTTAGGTTAAAGTATATGGAGGAAAAATCCTTAAGGGAAATTGCCACTCAACTGGATGTGTCCGAAAACACCATCAAAACCCAGTTGCTTAGGGCCAAGGATAAATTACGGGGGATACTACGGGAATCCCTGGATTTGAATTTTTTTCTTTAAAAAAAATATTTTTTGTCACCTGTTTTTGAATCCCGTGTGTCATAAGTGTAAAAAGTTCAAGAGGTGAATAAATATTCTGAAAATATAGATTTTTCAATCATTTGGAAAAAGATGTATGCTTCCTTGACGGAGAATGAGGAAATACAACTTCAACGATGGCTGGCCGAAAACGAGGAGCATCAGGCCTATTTCGATAAAGTAATTGATTATTACCAAAATGGTTCCAAATTTGAAGACACTGCCGAGTTAACCGAGAAAGGATGGCCCGCCCTTTCCAGTAAAATCAATTTTTCCAAAAAACCAAAAAGGAAAAACCGGTTTTTGGTTTATGCAGTATCAATGGCAGCATCTATTGTATTGTTTTTGGCAGTCCTTGCTGTTATCAAACCTGATTTGTTCCAAAATGATAATCAGATACAAATAGCTGAAACAATTACCCCTGGGTCAGAGAAAGCCATCCTTTTGATGGAGGATGGTACTTCTTATGATCTATCCTCAGGTAAAAATCTGAGTTTGGAAGTGGGGGGAGCAGAAATTTCCAGCCAGGGAACCTCCCTCAGGTACAACAGTGAAAATGCAGAGGGAAAACAAGTGAAATACAATACCCTAGTAATCCCAAGAGGGGGACAATTCAATTTAACCCTGTCTGATGGCACTCAGGTTTGGCTTAACGCAGGTTCCACGCTGAAATACCCGACAGCTTTTGTTGGAAAGGAAAGGAATGTGGAATTGACTGGAGAGGCCTATTTCGAAGTCAAAAGGGATGAAAATAAACCCTTTAAAGTAATAAGCGGAGAGCAGGTAGTTCAAGTATTAGGGACTTCATTTAATGTGTCCTCTTATCAAGAGGAGCCTACTGTTTTTACCACTTTGGTAGAGGGGAAAGTAAATGTATACCTGGATAACGATCCTCAAAATCATCAAATACTATCTCCAAATCAACAAAGTGTATTGGAAAAAGGGGAGAATTCTCTCCTAAAAAGGGAGGTGGATGTAGCTGAATATATATCCTGGAAGGACGGTTGGTTCTATTTTAAGGAAAAACCTTTAGAAACCATTGTGGCCGATTTATCCAGATGGTATGATGTTTCTTTCCAATTTGATAATCAAGGAGCGAAAAAACTACCCTTTACAGGGAAAATCAGGAGGTATGAGGATTTAGAAGATATCTTGAAACTATTAGAAAAAACGAAAGAAGTGCAATTCAAAATAGAAAGGAGGAAAGTAATTATTAAATAAAAAAAAGGAGGATGTTGCCGCATCCCCCTTAAAACAAATCGAATCAATCAATATGTTTTACTTAAGCAACCCAAAATTATGAAAAAAAAGCCCAGTAACCTACCCTTTTATAGAAGGGGTAAAATCCTTTTAGCGATGAAACTTACCCTAATACTCGTTTTGGTAGGAGTAATGAAAGTTTCTGCAAGTGCTTATTCTCAAAATGTAAAATTGGCACTGGATTTACGCCAAGCCACCGTAGAGCAGGTATTTGAAGAAATCAAAAGCCAAAGTGAATTTAATTTCCTTTATCGAACTGATTTGGTAAAGGACTTACCGAAAGTTGATGTTAATCTGAAAAAAGTAAGGATAGAAAAAGTCCTTGATCAGATTTTGGGGCCTCACCAATTAACCTATGAGATCCAAGATAAAACTATAATTATTAGTAAAAAGGAAACCAAAACCCAAAATGAGACACAACTACTTGATGAAGTAAATGCCAATGAAGTAACAGGAACAGTTACCGATGAAAACGGTCAGCCTATACCAGGGGCGACTATACAGGTACAGGGAACCACCAGAGGTACCGTCACAGATTTAGATGGTAAATATAGTATTGATGTTGAGGAGGGAGCAACCCTTATTTTTAGTTTTATTGGTTATAAAAAGCAACCCAGAGAGGTACGAAAACAAACCATCATGGATGTTTCTCTTTCTCCGGATTTAGGAAACCTGGAAGAAGTTGTTGTAATAGGTTACGGAGCCGTAAAAAAGGAAGATTTGACGGGTTCAGTAGCTTCAATAAGTTCAGAGACTATCCAAAAGACCACTGTTCCTGATGCGACAGGAGCACTTCAGGGAAGAGTAGCAGGAGTAAATATTGAAAAGAATGTAGGTAGACCAGGCAGTGGTTTTAATGTTACTATTAGAGGATTGAGTTCCATTAGCAATAGTAATTCCCCTTTATTTGTAATTGACGGGATTCCAACCACTTCAGGTTTGGCTGACTTGAATCCCAATGACATTGAGAAAATTGATGTGCTAAAGGATGCATCCGCAACGGCTATTTATGGCTCACGTGGTGCCAATGGAGTCGTTATTGTTACTACCAAAAAAGGGTCTGAAGGAAAATTCACCATTCAATATGATGCATACTATGGTGCGAGGACACCCACAAACCTCCCTGATATGATGAATGGGCCAGAATATGTGAATTGGAGGACGGATTTGTTTAATTATCAGGGAAAAAGCACAGACCGGTCCAATCCGGAATTTTTTACGCCTGAGGAATGGGATAGAATTGATCGTGGTGATTATACGGATTGGATAGACCTTATTCTTCGAAACGGAATGCAGTATAGTAATACATTAACGGCTTCGGGTGGTGATGAAAAAGGTACATTTGCATTGAGTATTGGCCAGTTAAAAGAAGAGGGGACGGTTCCCGGCCAAGACTATAATCGCTATAACATGCGGTTAAATCTTAACAGGAAGTTTGCAGAGAAATGGGAAGCAGGAGGAAACATTTATTTATCTTCCAGTGAGCAGAATGAAGGAAGCTATGAAATATTAAGATCTTCCTACCGGTTGCCTCCTGTTGCCAACCCTTATGATGAGAATGGGGATCCAAAATTCTTTGCTTACCGAAATGATTTTGTAACGAACCCTTTGTTTGAAAGTAAAGAAGATGGGGAAATCCGTGAAAATCGCCGTTATAGAGTATTTGGAAATATGTATTTCAAGGTCGAGCCCTTGGAGGGTTTAAAACTTCGATCACAAATTGCTCCCCAAATTATTTATGGGAGGGAAGGCCAATACTTTGGACAGTTCAGTAAAGCCGGGTCAGGAAAAATTGAAAATACAAACGCGAATTATCGAACCACAGATTTCTTTTCTTATGTGTGGGATAATCAAATTGATTATCAGAAAAAAATGGATTTACACAATTTAAATTTCAGTGTAGTT includes the following:
- a CDS encoding glycosyl hydrolase, which produces MNTNPKILFQLLLLFALGTIAGCSGSAKEKITQKGPLEWPEVTQEMKPWTRWWWHGSSVTKEDIKAALEEYKEAGLGGVEITPIYGVHGAEEQFIDFLSPKWMEMLEFTLKEAKRLGLGVDLANASGWPFGGPWVSEDLACKYMAYRTLEVGSGESVNLDMHYFQEPLLTTDSKLKPSIEDIESPISANKDMQKYAFKQVRYPKTLSPIAVTANKKGEKGFSEVLDLTDQVKNGQLEWTAPEGDWLIVALYQGDHGKMVERAGPGGEGNVIDHFSEMAINSYLGHFDQAFEGYDLSYLRYYFNDSYEVDDAYGSSNWTPALFDAFEELNGYDLKNYLPALIGHGKEETVNRVLYDYRMTVSELLLGKFTKKWQTWAEGQGKGIRNQAHGSPANVLDLYAACDVPEIEGYHFLNLKSAASAAHVTGKKLVSSESATWLNEHFQSDFGEVKTALDRLWLAGVNHVFYHGTAFSPEDAQWPGWLFYAATHFTPANSLWEDFDVFNRYVARIQSFMQAGEPSNDILLYYGIADYWSEKGRSMLRSFHTDEIFHAVSLGECGKYLSENGYSWDAISDNQLMDVKTEGSGLLAGGNHYQTILVPKMDLMPLETLEKLMELAENGASVLFLKNLPMDVPGLGDLDARKEKMKTLKAKISFVEKAGSKVAPLGKGEIVLAEGMEKLLLKAPVKAESMYEMGLACIKRKKDSGGHFYLIKNQGLKSIENWVSLKEKFASAAIFNPMTGKNGFAEIQNGEVGNELFLQIKPEETLIVETFGEELQGELYPYYEVSGEMIPIAGNWEIEFTKGGPSLPEKVPTTSLKSWTEFGKEYEAFSGTAEYKITLPVSTAQPAAWRLNLGEVKESASVYLNGEYVGTCFQSPFSLDIPGNLFKGNDELIIKVSNLMANRIADLDKRGVEWRIFYNTNFNARKRENVGKDGKFTAKNWEPQASGLLGPISLTPLEMESF
- a CDS encoding glycoside hydrolase family 28 protein, which encodes MSHNQTFNPNYNPCLVMTGIFMLAILLGTNFSCQSQSFGWVKEVGAKRAPVGTKTYNVADYGAVADGETLNTEFIQKAIDACAAHGGGIVTFSPGDYLTGSIYVKEGVHLNIPEGVTILGSQDIKDYPEIDTRVAGIEMVWPSALINVLDQENVMISGNGLVNGQGKVFWDQYWTMRKDYEARGLRWVVDYDCKRPRTLLVSRSSDVTLKGLNFQQAGFWTIQLLYSKNCTVDGVTVRNNIGGHGPSTDGIDIDSSSFILIENCDIDCNDDTYCLKAGRDADGLRVNKPTEYVVLRNNISRKGAALFTCGSETSGGIRYILAENMKAMGTSNGFLLKSALTRGGTVEHIYVRNVEMKDVRTAINAGVNWNPSYSYSKLPEEYEGKELPDHWNTLLEKVDPEEGLPHFREMHLENFKISGAEILIHVSGREDSWMKGFSLKNIDATAEKAGIISYGKDWEVKNFQYQTEDGSDIVVEHSEGVNIPEGSKK
- a CDS encoding RNA polymerase sigma-70 factor codes for the protein MRIEDKLLIKEIQKRNREVFKALFHDYYPGLLKFAEGFVFDKEVCEDIVQNIFVYIWEQAEYLNITTSFKSYLYKAVKNRCLNYLRSLKIEDKHNLLYLEASLNESPVDWEDSEIPQKIEMAIEGLPPKMAEIFRLKYMEEKSLREIATQLDVSENTIKTQLLRAKDKLRGILRESLDLNFFL
- a CDS encoding FecR family protein; amino-acid sequence: MNKYSENIDFSIIWKKMYASLTENEEIQLQRWLAENEEHQAYFDKVIDYYQNGSKFEDTAELTEKGWPALSSKINFSKKPKRKNRFLVYAVSMAASIVLFLAVLAVIKPDLFQNDNQIQIAETITPGSEKAILLMEDGTSYDLSSGKNLSLEVGGAEISSQGTSLRYNSENAEGKQVKYNTLVIPRGGQFNLTLSDGTQVWLNAGSTLKYPTAFVGKERNVELTGEAYFEVKRDENKPFKVISGEQVVQVLGTSFNVSSYQEEPTVFTTLVEGKVNVYLDNDPQNHQILSPNQQSVLEKGENSLLKREVDVAEYISWKDGWFYFKEKPLETIVADLSRWYDVSFQFDNQGAKKLPFTGKIRRYEDLEDILKLLEKTKEVQFKIERRKVIIK
- a CDS encoding TonB-dependent receptor yields the protein MKLTLILVLVGVMKVSASAYSQNVKLALDLRQATVEQVFEEIKSQSEFNFLYRTDLVKDLPKVDVNLKKVRIEKVLDQILGPHQLTYEIQDKTIIISKKETKTQNETQLLDEVNANEVTGTVTDENGQPIPGATIQVQGTTRGTVTDLDGKYSIDVEEGATLIFSFIGYKKQPREVRKQTIMDVSLSPDLGNLEEVVVIGYGAVKKEDLTGSVASISSETIQKTTVPDATGALQGRVAGVNIEKNVGRPGSGFNVTIRGLSSISNSNSPLFVIDGIPTTSGLADLNPNDIEKIDVLKDASATAIYGSRGANGVVIVTTKKGSEGKFTIQYDAYYGARTPTNLPDMMNGPEYVNWRTDLFNYQGKSTDRSNPEFFTPEEWDRIDRGDYTDWIDLILRNGMQYSNTLTASGGDEKGTFALSIGQLKEEGTVPGQDYNRYNMRLNLNRKFAEKWEAGGNIYLSSSEQNEGSYEILRSSYRLPPVANPYDENGDPKFFAYRNDFVTNPLFESKEDGEIRENRRYRVFGNMYFKVEPLEGLKLRSQIAPQIIYGREGQYFGQFSKAGSGKIENTNANYRTTDFFSYVWDNQIDYQKKMDLHNLNFSVVQSIQFEQWEESYQAARNFPFNSKWYNLDAVPMENISASQTDYRKRTLSSFLGRFQYSYNDKYLFTATGRYDGSSRLAKGNKWAFFPSAAIGWKLSEENFLQSVDQINNLKLRLSYGVSGNDAVDIYGTQSNISQMNYGFGGNVSPSYYKDGLANTDLTWEKTTEFNFGLNYSFFNYRVNGTLDIYRRDAKDLIMRRQLPSTSGWSDIWDNVGWVRNTGVEFGLNTLNIQNNDFSWTTDIVFDRNKNEIVELFGKKEDDIGNRWFIGHPIQVNYDYEFDGIWQTDEADLAADYGQTPGQVKVKDLNNDQVIDADDRNIIGQRTPKWSGSITNTMNYKTWDFSFNVYTRQGQQLYSTFVSTYMAYEGNYKNVDVNYWTEDNPSNKYPQPGNKGRYFNAMRYQDVSFVRLGNVTLGYAFPDELLNKLNVRKLRLYFTATNPIVFTSYKGYDPEWASQNTWGESTSFATYLMGINLEF